The genomic segment CTTTTCAGCAGTCAGTCCAGCCGAGCCTTTCTTGCTTTCTTCCATGAATCGTCCTTTGCTATGATGAACGGCGTCTGAGGCAGGTGTGCGGCCCCGAGTTTCAACCCACTCGGAAAGGACAGCACACGAAACTCAGACACTGTATAAAAAAACAGTAGTTTTGGCAAGCGCGATTCTCATGCGAACGCGCATTTTTACTGTCTCGCTGCCCAGACTACCCACAAAAATCTTTGGAGACCGCCGCGCCTGGAGCTATCCATGGTGCCGGCAACGCCAGGTTGGCGAATCATGCGAATTCTGATTGCCGAAGACGACAGCATACTCGCGGACGGTCTGGTTCGATCACTCCGCCAATCGGCCTATGCCGTCGATCACGTGAAGAACGGAGTCGAGGCCGATACCGCCCTTTCCGTGCAAAGTTTTGACCTGCTGATCCTCGATCTGGGCCTGCCGCGCATGTCCGGGCTCGAAGTGCTGCGTCGCCTGCGTGCGCGCAACTCCAACCTGCCGGTGCTGATCCTGACCGCCGCAGACAGCGTCGACGAACGCGTCAAGGGACTCGATCTCGGCGCCGACGACTACATGGCCAAGCCCTTCGCATTGAACGAACTCGAAGCGCGGGTGCGCGCACTGACCCGGCGCGGCGCGGGCGGCGGCCCGACCGTCGTGCGGCACGGCTCACTCGCGTTCGACCAGGTTGGCCGGATCGCCTATATCAACGAGCAGGTGATCGACCTGTCGGCGCGCGAACTCGGTTTGCTCGAAGTGCTGCTGCAGCGGATCGGCCGGCTGGTGTCGAAGGAACAGCTCGTCGACCATCTTTGCGAATGGGGCGAGGAAGTCAGCAACAATGCGATCGAGGTTTATGTGCACCGGTTGCGCAAGAAAATCGAGCCGAGCGGCGTGCGCATCATTACCGTGCGCGGTCTTGGGTACTGCCTCGAAAAAGCGGCAGCCGCGGGCAGCGCAGCCGCGAGTGCCTCCAACGCCGCGGCAATGACGGAACCCGCCGCGCCGGAAACGTCCGAGCCGCCCGCGTCGTCGCCGTCCGTCGCGATGCCCGCGAGCCACCACTACAAATAGAAGGCGCCCATGTCCGCACGCGCAGACCGCGCTCCGGCGCACGCGGCGGATCTCGACGAAGTGCGCGACGAGCGCTACGCCAACCCGTTCGCCCCGCCCGACGAAACCGAAGCCGCCGCCGAAGCCCGTCCCCGCTCGCTGTTCGGCGAGATTCTCGACTGGATGCTCGCGCCGCTGCTGCTGCTCTGGCCGATGAGCCTGGCCATCACCTATCTGGTAGCGAAGTCGATTGCGAACGGGCCGTTCGACCGCGCGCTCGAAACCGACGCGTACGTGCTCGCCCGCCAGATTCACCCGATCAACGGTGTGGCGGAATTGTCGCTGCCCGACTCCACCCGCGATTTTCTGCGCGCCGACAATGTAGACAGCGTGTTCTATCAGGTGCTCGGCACGCGCG from the Paraburkholderia fungorum genome contains:
- a CDS encoding response regulator transcription factor, which encodes MRILIAEDDSILADGLVRSLRQSAYAVDHVKNGVEADTALSVQSFDLLILDLGLPRMSGLEVLRRLRARNSNLPVLILTAADSVDERVKGLDLGADDYMAKPFALNELEARVRALTRRGAGGGPTVVRHGSLAFDQVGRIAYINEQVIDLSARELGLLEVLLQRIGRLVSKEQLVDHLCEWGEEVSNNAIEVYVHRLRKKIEPSGVRIITVRGLGYCLEKAAAAGSAAASASNAAAMTEPAAPETSEPPASSPSVAMPASHHYK